tcatttcaaaaaaatgaagAATGCCATACGACtgttaaattttccatctgtattctctctctctctctctctcaatgtgtgatggatTCATTATTATATACTGCGcgtagacgatcccatccgtagggttctatagttgaaacgaaaagtcgacatttcgactttttgcattttatgaaaagtcgacttttcgaatttttgcattttatgaaaagtcgactttcgactttttgcatttagttaaaagtcgatttttcgacttttttcatttaattaaaagtagatttttcgactttttccgacttttggacttttttcgactttttccgaatttttgacttttttcgacttttcaacttatttcgactttttccgaagccagaagcgtaaatttataatgttgccatttaacattatattattattatttattattaataaaaaaattttatttatattttttctatttgttgcaattttttgagttttttcgacttctttctattttcgacttttttccactattttcgactttttccgactattttcgaccttttccgactattttccattttttccgATTtgtttcgacttctttcgacttttcgacttttcaacatttttcgactctttccgacttttatttacaaagtcgacttttttcatagacgatagttgagttatcgacttttttggaacaaaatagtcgacttcgactttttttgacaaaaagtcgattattcgaaagtcgatttatagaaccctaaccatccgtactcttctacacaaaattttcacaGAACATTTTACTAGTGTGATCGTttaaagccggcttaaacgaGTTGTTTTGTACTTACTTGGCTACAATCatgattacaaataaatataaagcgAATAACTGCCAATCAGCGGCAATATACCAAGTATGATGACTAGGCTggaaatcgtaaaaaaattgttgttattcgACCTCTCAATATATCTCGTTTATAGCCTATAGTATAAgctttagtcttgtctttaatctataatatagactatatacttagTATCTTCGTCTATCATATGggctatagttttgtttattaattatataattaatgcTTCGACAGGACTGTAGTCTAATATTGTCTAAAGTATACATGTGGATGGACTTTAGTATCAACTATAAGCGtactatagtatggtctataaaCAAGGCTATAGCCGGTACGATAATATCGTCTTTAGTCTGGAACATAATTCAATCTATTCTCTATACTCTGGCCTTTAGTCTGCAATATGTCCCGTttgtagtatggactatagtctctttcatagtctggactatagtatcgTCTAAAGTCTGCTCTATAGTATAGTGTTTATAGTCTACATCATAGACGACGCTATGATCCATTTTCTATTGTCTCTTATATCCtattgttgtctatagtctgaactgtagtctCTATAGTCGGTACTTATCTATAGTCTCATTTATAGCCCGAAGTATAACATCATCTCTAGTATGGACTGTACACTTCTCTAGAagcgggactatagactaatagtCTAAAATATTGTCTCTTCTGTAGTCTGGAATGTAATATTGTCTCTATCCGGTAGTAGAGACCCGTTCATATTtcctactatagtctagtctatagtctgtattgTTGGgcaatagaatagtttatagtctcgactgcaGTATCGTCTACAGTTTATcatttggactatagtctggactatactctCTGTATTGTTGTCTGGGCAAAAGTATAGTttacagtcttgactacagtATTGTTTATTAGTTTATCATTTTGACTTTAGTCCTTACGATACTCTCGACTATTGTTTGAActttagtctcgtctatattAACATCGGTAGTCTGATCTCGTCTATAGTCAGCAATATATAATCGTtcctagactacactatagtttaatgtttattctgaactatagttcCATAttaagtctgaactatagctaCGTTATAAATTTGAACTTTAAATGATACGATTAATAAAATACACTTACactttctttatgtgagaaattattaatcattaatatatttttccagCCTTTTTCGCGACTAAAAACACGAACAGGTTCTGTAATATGTCGCCAAAAGGGACCATTTTGTAGGCGGGTAAGAATAGTGGCATTAAATAGTATAAGTAAACTAACTGTAGGTAAAAAtctgtagaaaaaaagtaaacaaaaagaaaagttttataacaaaaatgttgGTTTTTTAATGATATGTTTAGGTCTCATAATAGATCAAATGATAACTGTTTTAAATCTAACAAGTAAAAGGTTaaagtcgggcgaggccgaccatataataccctacatcattatacgaataaaatgtgatttagttttttttttaaattgtacctTTAACCAGATATATTTcagctatttatttttttaataaaactatggatatttaagtaaaattttgagggggtctttttataggggctagggtcaaatgaggccctataattataaagttcatgagggtcatcaagactagtatagaacttggttttgcagctttttgtcaagaTAAGATGAAAGccttatttggcgggttcagttgtatggggcctaggtgaaataatggaccgatgttaaccattttcaatagtctcCGTCTACGGTACTATAAAAGATcctgtgtcaaatttcattgaattatctccaaaattgtgacctgtagttggattacaaggtttacaagccctattcaggggttcagttgtatagggctaggtgaaataatgaaccgatgttaactattttcaataggctccgTCTACGGTACTATAAAAGATcctgtgtcaaatttcattgaattatcttcaaaattgtgacctgtagttggattacaaggtttacaagccctatttggggTTTCAGTTGTATGGTAAAAATttgtaggtgaaataatggaccgatgttaaccattttaaataggctCCGTCTACGGTACTATAAAAGATcctgtgtcaaatttcattgaattatctccaaaattgtgacctgtagtttgattacaaggtttacaagccctattcgggggtttagttgtatgggggccaggtaaaataatggaacgatcttaaccattttcaataggcttcgtccctgggataaGAGAatatcatataccaaatttcatcaaattatgttcaaaattgcgacctgtagtttcattacggacggacagacaaagctaaatcgactcagaaaatgattctgagccgattggcatactttaaggtgggtatagaatcaatattattgcgcgttacaaacatcagcacaaaccctatatactctccccactaaagtggtgtagggtataaaatagaattaaattaaaatttctttctttcttacCTTATAAAACGAAATACTATAAATTGTACATAGATAAGGAAAAACTTCTGCCAACTTGTCTGCGGACTGACATAACGTCCTTgctgaaatttaataaacaaaaacaagccACTCATAACAAAATAGGTTTCGATGATCATGGTTGTATTTAAAAACCACAAACTATTCTCATCATCAGAACTTTTCTCGAAATATTGTGGATTAGCTATGTGTTGAAATTCGCAAAAAAATGTATGACCAAATAGGGCAAACATCATACAGATCGAACGATAACCATCTAGAAATCGAAAATCTTTACCAACATCACTGAAATAAGGCTGAACTAGACGATAATAATTGCGACATACTGAAAACGATGTTAATAATCTAGAAACTTtgcaaaatgaaattaatagaaatttaattaatttttaattgttataaatactaagtaaacattattaaatatttaattgaattaccCATTTGTTGTggattaattttatagaaatcatTAGTTTGATTTTCTTCCGGTTGCTGAAGTTTCAGACAAAAATCATATATAGTTGATAGAATGTTAAGTATGATTAAAACACCCagtattttatagaataaaCTTTCTAGGGGAtctgaaatttatataataaattaaatttctttttattttctttaagtttataaattttccttaCCCTTAGTTTCTTCTTGCTTAACATCTTTAGATTCTTCACAATATTCTATATAGGTTCTTAAATTTAGATCATATTTCTGTTGAAATTCAGCATTTAAACAGTTGTGTATTAAATCATGATATTCTTTACGAATTCTCTCATCTAAGGGCCTTTTATGTACTTTATCGAAATAATCTGTTatctatttaataattaaaatatttttttttataaaaattctaaaaatatttataaaatctgttttttacttatatacctCATTTCTAATTAAGTCattttcttgtaatttattaatttccttAGTTTTGATTAACTTTAAACATCTTTCCACACAAACACCAAAAAATAAATGATCACGTCTATAGCGAAATGGATATTCACCATAATGTTCCATCATTTGTTGCCACATATCTGAAGAGTTATCTGGTTTGATTTCAGCATAGACCATACAATAGGTGGCCGGAAGAATGTGGTTTTTACACTCCAGACATGAGTCATAATCATCGAATTTGTATAAAGGTGGAAAATCGTGAAGTGAGTAAGCTAATGGTTAAAAAATGTGGTAAAATAAAGGTTTAATTTGGCATGACTAATTAACTGATGACATCAGTTATATGTCTGTTTTAAAAGGTTTTCGGTTTATATTAGAAATGTATTCGTATTGAATAACGATATCATATACGAATAACGATATCATATACGAAATATAATATAATCTCAAATCTTTAGTATTGCCCCTATTTCGGACTACAGTATCGTCTTTAGGCTGgtgcaatagtctagtctagaatcagttctatagtctacaaTATGCACTGACTTCCAAAATGACAGTTTGAGTCCAAGTCGTGTAGAGTGTTTCATAACGCCGCAGTACAAAAGTTTGACAATGCAAAGTACCGATTCACACagggaaaattttgatttttgtgtgtgagtttAAGGTAAATtctaccttgcctcagatatacttaagcagtttattgttgaataaaattgtggacattaagtgaaatttttgatGGGGGGCTTTTCATatgaggggctagggtcatatagggggctataattatagaatttgtgagggtcatcaagtctagtataggaCTTGGTTTTGGtatgaatatattaaacataattttgattacaaagtttacaagtcCCTTTTGGTGCTTTAGTTGTGTGGGACAAGGTAAAAGAATGGAgcaatcttaaccattttcaataggctttgtccctgggacagtaggatatcatgtaccaaatttcattaaattatctttgaaattgcgacctgtagtttgattaaaaggtttacatggacggtcAGACGGACGAAcagccggacggacatagctaaatcgactcagaaaatgattctgagcggATTAGTAACCTTTAAGGTagttataggaccaatattatacaaactcaatataccctccccagtaatgtggtgtagggtataaaaagagaataaaagttgtatgaattatatttttgtatttacacgatggtataaaacaatagcaaagtaagatggaaacagctgtttcacttttttagtgtttatataaaaatacatccctgatctaatgagaCCTGATCTAATGAgacaattgttttttgaatcatttcagcAAATGAAGAGAGCCAAATGACTGTCCTTCGTATTCGTTGTCAATGTGTGATAGTTTCATTgcatcccagcagttcgatgggacagtcccgaactgaccacttaaactaccacttgtggtggcccttgccacctgactacctaggtgaccaaccattttaacatgggcttgtcctatgaggaagtcaatcgtcactctacatcctacaaagagacagtaaagagacgattgcctccgctctcgctaaCAAAAGGGGACACTAATGTGACGACTGTCTTCgttctcgtttacaaagggtttatttgtgacgaaagacaaaaacatacgaattggaatCAGCCAgatggtaagatattaatggaactaaaatttaaaaatttcaagtgtctactctccagaatactatgggacaataatgtaagttataaatttgagtcaaacagatggtggcatattagtagaaaattataatcatttctccaaaagatgggtaaaataactactttcggaagtacaacaaaaaaacaccttttaagagtataatctctaggttacttgaggacagtaaagagacgactgtctccgctcccgcttacaaagaggacactaaagtgacgactgtcttcattctcgattacaaagggtacattcgtgactaATGATCCAAAACATaggaattacgatcatccaggtgggtaactattagtggaactGCTGggatattgcgtttagacgatcccatcccaATGTACCATGCACTTGAAAGCAACCGCACGATTGCCAATATACAAGTCTATGTATACAAAATTGTGAACAATGATCAGGCTAGGCTAGTGATGTCACCATGGTTATGTGACTAGTGACGGAAGAGTGAAAGAAAGAGTGCAAGGTAGCTCATTTGAGAGCTCATTGCGTTTCGCTGTTTAAGAACGTGAAAATAAAGAAAGCATTGTTGCCATGTTCTGCAACTTTTACATATGTAAAAGATCTAAATACCGCCGTGAAGTAgtgtttaaactttgttttggtaCGTTTTGGAAGTCAGCTATCTCCTCTATGGCTTctatatagtctgcactattgCCTTGTTTGTAATTTAGTTTATATCACGTCTATATCCAGGACAATATTTTCGTTCTTATATGGACTATTGTCTCCCATCTAGTCTGCATAACGTCTTGTTGGTAATCTGATCTATATCACGCCTATATCCAGGACTATATTCACTTCCATGTATGGTCTCCTCTATGTCTGCACTATAGTTTCTTTAGTAATCTAGACTATATCACATCTATATCCACAAATTATTTGCGTTAATATTATAACTTATTTTGTAGCACAGTGTAcatattgtgtaatatttaaCGGAAATATAATGttacatttataaacaaacatttaaataatatatatccggtttattataattcttattattattgttgtaaattCAATCATAAATTATACTAACATTTCTGTTGACCATAAACACTTGCAGTTATTGTAATTAATAACAGTAACGAACTTATTAAAGGAACACTAACCGAATAATTCATTTTTTCGACAAGGATATCTATGTGcgaatagttttttgtttaaatcctTATAGTTCTTCCGGGTAAACCGTTGCGTACGAGTTTTAAATCGTTACTAAATCTAAAACATCTTAACTATATTAAACTTAACTTAACAGTGCATTTTAGTTTGTACtattaaggaaaaaaacttaaatgtaaaTACTTACATATGCACAAatgaatataaacatttaattgtttttttttaaagaacaagtagaataaatacttgtttattgtttaaaaaacatttttttattatttaataaaataaaactatagggATAACTTACTATGTAGCAATCAATAGTTTTCGATGgatttgatatacatatgtatgaaggTATGTGTGTTTAGTTACGAAAGTATTATCTGTTATTGTTATTCCATTTATTGACTTAAAGGTCACTGTAAGAGCCACAATTAATTCTAAGTATTCCTAGATTTGTTTTTATCCGcttttattgttaaaactaATGGTTTAATCAAGAAATACAAAGAAAGCAGTAAGAcgttttataacaataattatgAATGATTTCCGGCTTCTGTTGGCATAgaagtatagactagtctagtctataatctagaagagtctatagcctagtctataatctagtctataatctagtctataatctagtctatagtctagtatatagtctagtatatagtctagtctatagtctagtatatagtctagtatatagtctagtctatagtctagtctatagtctagtctatagtctagtctatagtctagtctatagtctagtctatagtctagtctatagtctagtctatagtctagtctatagtctagtctatagtctagtctatagtctagtctatagtctagtctatagtctagtctatagtctagtctatagtctagtctatagtctagtctatagtctagtctatagtctagtctatagtctagtctatagtctagtctatagtctagtctatagtctagtctatagtctagtctatagtctagtctatagtctagtctatagtctagtctatagtctagtctatagtctagtctatagtctagtctatagtctagtctatagtctagtctatagtctagtctatagtctagtctatagtctagtctatagtctagtctatagtctagtctatagtctagtctatagtctagtctatagtctagtctatagtctagtctatagtctagtctatagtctagtctatagtctagtctatagtctagtctatagtctagtctatagtctagtctatagtctagtctatatagtctagtctatagtctagtctatagtctagtctatagtctagtctatagtctagtctatagtctagtctatagtctagtctatagtctagtctatagtctagtctatagtctagtctatagtctagtctatagtctagtctatagtctagtctatagtctagtctatagtctagtctatagtctagtctatagtctagtctatagtctagtctatagtctagtctatagtctagtctatagtctagtctatagtctagtctatagtctagtctatagtctagtctatagtctagtctatagtctagtctatagtctagtctatagtctagtctatagtctagtctatagtctagtctatagtctagtctatagtctagtctatagtctagtctatagtctagtctatagtctagtctatagtctagtctatagtctagtctatagtctagtctatagtctagtctatagtctagtctatagtctagtctatagtctagtctatagtctagtctatagtctagtctatagtatagtctatagtctagtctatagtctagtctatagtctagtctatagtctagtctatagtctagtctatagtctagtctatagtctagtctatagtctagtctatagtctagtctatagtctagtctatagtctagtctatagtctagtctatagtctagtctatagtctagtctatagtctagtctatagtctagtctatagtctcgtctatagtctagtctatagtctagtctatagtctagtctatagtctagtctatagtctagtctatagtctagtctatagtctagtctatagtctagtctatagtctagtctatagtctagtctatagtctagtctatagtctagtctatagtctagtctatagtctagtctatagtctagtctatagtctagtctatagtctagtctatagtctagtctatagtctagtcttatagtctagtctatagtctagtctatagtcttgtctatagtctagtctatagtctagtctatagtctagtctatagtctagtctatagtctagtcaatagtctagtcaatagtctagtctacagtctagtctacagtctagtctagtctatagtctattctatagtctagtctatagtctagtctatagtctagtctatagtctagtctatagtctagtctatagtctagtctatagactatagtctatagtctagtctatagactatagtctagtctatagtctggtctatagtctagtctatagtctagtctatagtctggtctatagtctagtctatagtctagtctaaagtctagttcatagtctagtctgtagcctggactataggctctatagtctagtgcatagtatagtctatagtctagtttatagtattgtctagcctatagtataatctagtcGGTAGTATAGGCTTGTCTGTAGTatagtttttatgattttttcttaatattcaaCATCTTGCTAATTTTTCACTCTTCAATTGAaactcttttaatattttttaatcattcatttattcattcattcatttgctTAATCTATAAAACAATTACTGTAAGCGATGGCAGAGTTAAGTGTTAATTGACTGTTAAAATATTGTATAGGGAAttagttaaatatttgcaatactTAATATCAGTATTTGTACATATTATGCCAATTGAATATAGAATTTTCtgaagatttttatataaaaattgtagaaGAATACAACGTATATAACCCAATCGCTTATGTGTTTAGCACacctttattatttttgttaattttaaagtgGCTCTTAAATGATTTGATGACAAACTTATTGTGGTAGCAGTTTTATCGTAgtaaaatgaatattaaaatatttgaacattacaaaatcataaaagattttatattatttatatggtAATTGTAGAAAGGGgataaaagtttaaacattCTCGAAATTTTCTCATGATCGCATAATTAAACAGTCAAATCTTTGGTTCGTAGCGAGTTTAACTCTCCTTATTACTTTCCAAGAAATCTCCCATTAACCTTTAAATTtagatataaattaaatttcaatattaatgtCAATGTGTATTCTTCCCCattcttttaattattacaagatcttttattgtttttattttgcacaCCTTTGTTACTTTTGtcaattttaatgatttcatCACGTCATACCATTTACGGTATAGGAAACAATAACACATAGTGATccagtttatttcttttattcagTCAATGCCGGCTCCTTAAAGGTcattgaagttttttttgtgGTTGGTTAAATGAAACCAGATTatgtaatttaagaaaaaatgaatatctctatatgtatgtacgtatatgtacatattctgTCGGTCAATAGTTGAAAATGACAGAATTACAAGTATTGATTGCATTTTATCTTGTTCTTCTTAattgtattaatattattgAATGATTATCGAGTAAAAAATTCCATAGTAGATTACATAAATTAGCAAATGAAATGAATGATCAGTAGACAGTTTATAGTAGTCTAgttgtgttttaattaaaagcttaaattatgacgtgtttttatgttttattttaaaaaaatttcctatattattatttctaatatTCAAAACTGCATTAATACGTAAATATTGTTTACTACTGGTATGAGTAATAAACGTATAAAACTGGTTAAGATTCACTTAGAAATCATTAAATCTTAAAGAACCTGCAAACAAATGAATTGTTTAGAATTAGATATGtaaatggatagatagatagaaagaaagaaaaatagatagatagatagatagatagatagatagatagatagatagatagatagatagatagatagatagatagatagatagatagatagatagatagatagatagatagatagatagatagatagatagatagatagatagatagatagatagatagatggatagactgatagatagatagatagatagatagatagatagatagatagatagatagatagatagatagatagatatatagatagatagatagatagatagatagatatatatatagatagatagatagatagatagatagatagatagatagatagatagatagatagatagatagatagagagatagagagatatatagatagatcgatagacagacagacagacagacagacagacagacagacagacagatagatagatagatagatagatagatagatagatagatagatagatagatagatagatagatagatagatagatagatagatagatagatagatagatagatagatagatagatagataaatagacagacagacagacagacagacagacagacagacagacagacagatagatagatagatagatagatagatagatatatagatagatagaaagatagatagatagatagatagatagatagatagatagatagatagatagatatatagatagatagatagatagatagatagatagatagatagatagatagatagaaaaatagatagatagatagatagatagatagatagatagatagatagatagatagatagatagatagatagatagatagatagagtcttgtctatagtctaatctatagtctggtctatagtctagtctatcaatcaatagtctagtctatagtttattctatagtctagtctatagtctagcctatagtctagtctatagtctagtctatagtctagtctatagtctagtctatagtctagtctatagtctagtctatagtctagtctatagtctagtttatagtctagtctatattctagtctatagtctagtttatattccagtctatagtgtagtgtatagtctagtatatagtctagtgtatagtctaatgtACATTCATATATGAAGCCAcattcgaatttttttttaatttttcctccACATACTTACTTTGTTTTTGCATGCATAATCGTTACTAAATTTAgatatttatcaataatttcaGTGTTTAGTTAGAATAATACATTATttcttgaaaataattttacaaatataatattttcagcCAAATCCTTTAAAGCTTTTCCACCCCTGTATAATTTTGATGATTACGATGCCTGTCTCAATAATAAAACTTCAGGAATTGAATCCACCTACTGTATGGTTTATGCCGAAATACGACCACAAAATTCATCTAAATTATGGAGACAAATTTCTCAACACACAGatgaatataaatttcattttagacGTGATCGTCTATTCTTTGGAGTTTGTTTGGAACGTTGTAAAAATTTCCCCATGAAATTGGATAATAATTATCAATATAATGATAGTAGATTGACAAATAAGGtaattaattgcaaataaattaataataatttaacagttgttattataattatgtGATTTGGTACAAAGGTTTATTGTcttgttttaataattgtttatgtattaaataattatctatttttattatataaatttctttatacacAAGAAATGATCCGTCAACGGTtttataatcaattttaaatgttaagtaAATCAGATCCTATTTCAGTCTAGAGCCTATGACTGTTTTAATAATATcaattgataaataaatatttgaaatttgctttaattttatgTCTAATTTATAGACACTGTCTATtctttataatgaaattatttaaaaccttgaaaatttttcatttttttaacttttaaaaatacctCGTAcgttcttaaattaaatttttcatattgttttctataaagattttgtttaaagagTCGCATTAATTATGTGATTAAAACACTTTAATACACTTCTTTTCACTTACATTTCCACACTATTAACAGTTTAATATTATCACGATCAAAACTTTAAAGAATTAGATCGTAACGGCTCACTGGTATAGCTTTATATACCAACTAATTTAGAAGTGTTTAATTAGAGAAAGATCCTCTGTTGCAAAGGCTGTactgattttataaatataaaaatattaaaaactatttataaatcctgtaaataatataattaataatttcgtATAGATTACACAATTTTTCGATGCGATCCATAAACGTCCGCTCGATCTGCAAATGCGCTCTGAATATCATGACTTAGTTCATAACTGCTTAAATTCAGATTTTCAAGAGATGTATGGCTTAGACCTAAGAATCTACATTGAGTATTGTGAGAGATCTAAGGAAACCCCTGAAAAAggtatttataacaatta
The window above is part of the Lucilia cuprina isolate Lc7/37 chromosome 6, ASM2204524v1, whole genome shotgun sequence genome. Proteins encoded here:
- the LOC111678154 gene encoding regulator of hypoxia-inducible factor 1-like isoform X2 → MVNRNITDYFDKVHKRPLDERIRKEYHDLIHNCLNAEFQQKYDLNLRTYIEYCEESKDVKQEETKDPLESLFYKILGVLIILNILSTIYDFCLKLQQPEENQTNDFYKINPQQMVSRLLTSFSVCRNYYRLVQPYFSDVGKDFRFLDGYRSICMMFALFGHTFFCEFQHIANPQYFEKSSDDENSLWFLNTTMIIETYFVMSGLFLFIKFQQGRYVSPQTSWQKFFLIYVQFIVFRFIRFLPTVSLLILFNATILTRLQNGPFWRHITEPVRVFSREKGWKNILMINNFSHKESPSHHTWYIAADWQLFALYLFVIMIVAKYPKIKKYIFSSLAILAFVIPFSISYLLKLKPCFVIKPESYRYSFFKDIDVYFKIYTPFYTNLFGYLFGIICAEIYLKYTRIAEIRKIIHEKPIYIVAAHFVAIVAFLLFWLGPILEINAPSSIWSALYTGLHRILWIIFVCGLPLLLMSCNCGWIAYEFCCLPIFRFLARLSFQVYIWHMTIVYLLNGYQRQPYYVNNFYFFTQFIVLYFFSNAVAFIMALFVEYPIAQIAQVLQSKSNDKSNKKS
- the LOC111678154 gene encoding regulator of hypoxia-inducible factor 1-like isoform X1; translated protein: MNYSVSVPLISSLLLLITITASVYGQQKSYSLHDFPPLYKFDDYDSCLECKNHILPATYCMVYAEIKPDNSSDMWQQMMEHYGEYPFRYRRDHLFFGVCVERCLKLIKTKEINKLQENDLIRNEITDYFDKVHKRPLDERIRKEYHDLIHNCLNAEFQQKYDLNLRTYIEYCEESKDVKQEETKDPLESLFYKILGVLIILNILSTIYDFCLKLQQPEENQTNDFYKINPQQMVSRLLTSFSVCRNYYRLVQPYFSDVGKDFRFLDGYRSICMMFALFGHTFFCEFQHIANPQYFEKSSDDENSLWFLNTTMIIETYFVMSGLFLFIKFQQGRYVSPQTSWQKFFLIYVQFIVFRFIRFLPTVSLLILFNATILTRLQNGPFWRHITEPVRVFSREKGWKNILMINNFSHKESPSHHTWYIAADWQLFALYLFVIMIVAKYPKIKKYIFSSLAILAFVIPFSISYLLKLKPCFVIKPESYRYSFFKDIDVYFKIYTPFYTNLFGYLFGIICAEIYLKYTRIAEIRKIIHEKPIYIVAAHFVAIVAFLLFWLGPILEINAPSSIWSALYTGLHRILWIIFVCGLPLLLMSCNCGWIAYEFCCLPIFRFLARLSFQVYIWHMTIVYLLNGYQRQPYYVNNFYFFTQFIVLYFFSNAVAFIMALFVEYPIAQIAQVLQSKSNDKSNKKS